One Paraburkholderia kururiensis DNA window includes the following coding sequences:
- a CDS encoding ATP-binding protein gives MPTPEGPMPQRGRLSRQIVMSMGLVALITTLIAFVGSFVIYGLLYTFLPPPPGPPEDMLIPQAPDYLIFAALLLVALIVAVIIALRLARRILAPLNSLAESARRIATGDLAARAVPGDRSLGETAHLVDDFNTMAMKLQDMAADMAAWNAAIAHELRTPLTILKGRLQGLSDGVFEPHEALFRGLLFQVEGLSRLVEDLRVVTLQDSGRLQMRIEPTEIGAEVEHAVDSIRPALEEAGLRAELRIVPVILRCDGPRIRQALLALLDNARRYAHPGRLRIDVEPRDTHVVLRVEDDGPGLTPEFARHAFNPFTRGDASRSRESGGSGLGLSVVRAIAMAHGGDVRYVPSSAGGSIFEIDIPRAPVPEPEP, from the coding sequence ATGCCCACGCCCGAAGGGCCGATGCCGCAGCGCGGCCGGTTGAGCCGGCAGATCGTCATGTCGATGGGGCTCGTCGCGCTTATCACGACACTGATCGCGTTCGTGGGCTCGTTCGTGATCTACGGCCTGCTCTATACGTTCCTGCCGCCCCCGCCTGGTCCGCCCGAGGACATGCTCATTCCGCAGGCGCCGGACTACCTGATCTTCGCCGCGCTGCTGCTCGTGGCGCTTATCGTCGCCGTCATCATTGCGCTGCGTCTGGCGCGGCGCATTCTCGCGCCGCTCAATTCGCTTGCCGAGAGCGCACGCCGCATCGCAACGGGCGACCTTGCGGCGCGCGCGGTGCCGGGCGACCGTTCGCTCGGCGAAACGGCGCATCTCGTCGACGACTTCAACACGATGGCCATGAAACTCCAGGACATGGCCGCCGACATGGCCGCCTGGAACGCCGCCATTGCGCACGAACTGCGCACGCCGCTCACCATTCTGAAGGGGCGCTTGCAGGGGTTGAGCGACGGCGTGTTCGAGCCGCACGAAGCGCTTTTCCGCGGACTGCTGTTCCAGGTGGAAGGCCTCTCGCGTCTTGTCGAAGACTTGCGCGTCGTCACGCTGCAAGACAGCGGCCGCCTGCAAATGCGCATCGAGCCTACCGAGATCGGCGCCGAAGTGGAACATGCCGTCGATTCGATTCGTCCTGCGTTGGAAGAAGCGGGGCTGCGCGCCGAACTTCGCATCGTGCCGGTCATTCTGCGTTGCGACGGCCCTCGCATCCGGCAGGCGCTGCTGGCGTTGCTCGACAACGCGCGCCGCTATGCGCATCCCGGCCGGCTGCGTATCGACGTGGAGCCGCGCGACACGCATGTGGTGCTGCGCGTGGAGGACGACGGCCCTGGCCTCACGCCGGAATTCGCGCGTCACGCCTTCAATCCGTTCACGCGCGGCGACGCATCGCGTTCGCGCGAATCCGGCGGCTCGGGGCTCGGGTTGTCCGTGGTGCGCGCCATCGCGATGGCCCATGGCGGCGACGTGCGCTATGTGCCGTCCAGCGCGGGCGGCAGCATCTTCGAAATCGACATTCCGCGCGCGCCCGTTCCCGAACCCGAACCGTGA
- a CDS encoding APC family permease, whose product MLQQTQAPHPGLRQGALSIGFIIFFVVSAASPLSVLAGGFPIGIMLGNGPGTPALLLLTLGILLTFSAGYTAMARHVTNAGGFYAFSCRGLGGLLGGGAGMLAMFCYNILQIGVYGLFGAVVSDTVSTTFHLVLPWWVYSFMALASVAILGYRQIDLSARLLSVMVTAEYLTILVLDACILLKGGEAGVNLDAFKPAAVSSGSPSIGLLFCFAAFIGFEATTIYGEEARDPKRAIPIATFAAVLLIGAFYSLSLWAMVVGAGANKIVPALQAMQDPTTFIYGLSDRYAGHGLTQVIRVLFIVSIYAGLLAFHNSAARYFFASGRDRLLPQVLGRAHCQHQSPHVGSLLQSCIAAVVVGLFALLHADPVLQLFAWLSNVATLCVILLMAITSAAVIGFFRKRSAHHSVRGESWMRTQALPAISCVLLTYVLVTAIRHFDVLTGASGWLADALCSLVPLAVLLGVALAARLRRVSAEHYRRLGTYTP is encoded by the coding sequence ATGCTTCAGCAGACGCAGGCCCCGCACCCCGGGCTCAGGCAGGGCGCCTTGAGTATCGGCTTCATCATCTTCTTCGTCGTTTCTGCGGCGAGCCCGTTGAGCGTGCTGGCGGGCGGCTTTCCCATCGGCATCATGCTGGGCAACGGCCCCGGCACGCCCGCGCTGCTGCTCCTGACGCTCGGCATTCTGCTGACGTTTTCCGCCGGGTATACCGCGATGGCACGCCACGTCACGAATGCCGGGGGCTTCTACGCGTTTTCGTGCCGCGGCCTGGGCGGTCTTCTGGGCGGTGGCGCAGGCATGCTCGCCATGTTCTGCTACAACATCCTTCAGATCGGCGTCTATGGTCTCTTCGGCGCCGTTGTTTCGGACACCGTTTCAACCACCTTTCATCTGGTGTTGCCGTGGTGGGTCTATTCGTTCATGGCGCTGGCGAGCGTCGCGATACTCGGCTACCGGCAGATCGATCTCTCGGCGCGCCTGCTCTCCGTCATGGTGACGGCCGAGTATCTGACCATCCTCGTGCTCGATGCCTGCATCCTGCTCAAGGGCGGCGAAGCGGGCGTCAACCTGGACGCGTTCAAACCGGCCGCCGTATCGAGCGGTTCGCCCTCCATCGGACTGCTGTTCTGCTTCGCCGCGTTCATCGGTTTCGAGGCCACCACGATTTACGGCGAAGAAGCGCGAGACCCGAAACGTGCCATTCCCATTGCCACGTTTGCGGCCGTGCTGCTGATCGGCGCGTTCTATTCGCTCTCGCTCTGGGCGATGGTGGTGGGGGCGGGCGCCAACAAGATCGTTCCCGCGCTACAGGCCATGCAGGACCCCACCACCTTCATCTACGGTCTGTCGGACCGCTATGCAGGCCACGGACTGACGCAGGTGATCCGCGTGCTCTTCATCGTGAGTATCTACGCCGGGCTGCTCGCCTTCCATAACTCCGCGGCCCGATATTTCTTCGCCAGCGGACGCGACCGCTTGCTGCCGCAAGTGCTGGGCCGCGCCCATTGCCAGCATCAGAGCCCGCACGTCGGGTCGCTGCTGCAATCGTGCATCGCCGCGGTGGTGGTGGGCCTGTTCGCGCTGCTGCATGCGGACCCGGTGCTCCAGCTGTTTGCGTGGCTTTCGAACGTGGCGACGCTGTGCGTGATCCTGCTCATGGCGATCACGTCGGCTGCCGTGATCGGTTTTTTTCGCAAGCGCTCGGCCCATCATTCCGTGAGAGGCGAGAGCTGGATGCGCACGCAGGCACTGCCGGCCATTTCGTGCGTGCTGCTAACTTATGTGCTCGTGACGGCGATCAGGCATTTCGACGTGTTGACCGGTGCCAGCGGCTGGCTGGCCGACGCGTTGTGCTCGCTCGTGCCGCTCGCGGTGCTGCTTGGCGTGGCATTGGCCGCGCGGTTGCGGCGGGTGTCGGCGGAGCATTATCGGCGGCTGGGTACTTACACGCCGTAG
- a CDS encoding amino acid synthesis family protein: protein MSKTANFETYHIRKWYTQIEDALANESGELADGEPLRKIVIAAVIHNPYAGRFSQNLDELVAPSPALGAEFARRIRELNGDSNIESYGKACLVGSAGEYEHGNALLTAMFADPVRKALGGGKAWVPSTGKRGGINTVIDVPLAHKDALYVRSHYDTMTCLFPDAPNADEVVAIFAFATRGRLHARLGGLKSSEVVGKDGLV from the coding sequence ATGAGCAAGACCGCCAATTTCGAGACCTATCACATTCGCAAGTGGTACACGCAGATCGAAGACGCGCTCGCCAACGAATCGGGTGAACTGGCCGACGGCGAACCGCTGCGCAAGATCGTGATTGCCGCCGTGATCCACAACCCCTACGCCGGACGCTTCAGCCAGAATCTGGATGAACTCGTGGCGCCCTCGCCTGCGCTGGGCGCGGAGTTCGCTCGCAGAATCCGCGAGCTGAATGGCGACTCCAACATCGAGAGTTACGGCAAGGCTTGCCTCGTCGGCTCAGCGGGCGAGTACGAACACGGTAACGCACTGCTCACGGCGATGTTTGCCGACCCGGTGCGCAAGGCGCTGGGCGGCGGCAAGGCCTGGGTGCCGTCCACGGGAAAACGCGGTGGCATCAACACGGTGATCGATGTCCCGCTCGCGCACAAAGACGCCCTGTACGTCCGGTCGCACTACGACACCATGACGTGTCTGTTCCCCGATGCCCCGAACGCCGACGAAGTGGTCGCCATCTTCGCTTTCGCGACGCGCGGCCGCCTGCATGCGCGGCTCGGCGGTCTCAAGTCGTCGGAGGTCGTCGGCAAGGACGGCCTCGTCTAG
- a CDS encoding alpha/beta fold hydrolase: MNTLPAQEGWIASDGLRLRYVTWGHEDAPPIVMLHGLRSYACTWEPVAAALVDRYRVIALDQRGRGLSDWDPQRNYYAEAYVRDLEVLVDALGLRRFVLAGHSMGGANAFVYSGRHPTRLAGLVIEDMGPGASASSQGSERIRRELRDTPDAFDSWDDARAFWRRQRPNIPDAALDSRVAHSLKAAESGRIVWRHDAAGIAAARLAATPEQLVDLWPFVRGLTMPTLVVRGGDSDFLSEATLKQMATASAHISTVSIPHATHYVHDDQLAAFNNALRAWLDNLNDAAWREGT; the protein is encoded by the coding sequence ATGAACACCTTGCCGGCGCAGGAAGGCTGGATAGCGAGCGACGGGCTGCGGCTGCGCTACGTCACCTGGGGACACGAGGACGCGCCGCCCATCGTGATGCTGCATGGCCTGCGCAGTTATGCGTGCACGTGGGAGCCCGTGGCAGCGGCACTGGTCGACCGTTACCGCGTGATTGCGCTCGACCAGCGCGGCCGCGGGTTGAGCGACTGGGACCCGCAGCGCAACTACTACGCCGAGGCCTATGTCCGCGATCTCGAAGTGCTCGTGGACGCGCTGGGGCTGCGCCGGTTCGTGCTCGCCGGTCATTCGATGGGCGGCGCCAACGCGTTCGTCTACTCGGGCAGGCATCCCACGCGCCTCGCGGGTTTGGTGATCGAAGACATGGGGCCCGGCGCGTCGGCAAGCTCGCAGGGTTCGGAGCGAATCAGACGCGAATTGCGCGACACGCCTGATGCCTTCGACTCCTGGGACGACGCGCGCGCGTTCTGGCGGCGCCAACGGCCCAACATACCGGATGCCGCGCTGGACTCGCGCGTCGCGCACTCGCTGAAGGCCGCCGAAAGTGGCCGCATCGTCTGGCGGCATGACGCGGCCGGCATCGCCGCGGCGCGTCTTGCCGCAACGCCCGAGCAACTGGTGGATTTGTGGCCGTTCGTGAGGGGCCTGACGATGCCGACGCTCGTGGTGCGCGGAGGCGATTCGGATTTTCTTTCCGAGGCGACGCTGAAGCAGATGGCCACGGCTTCGGCGCACATTTCTACGGTGAGCATTCCGCACGCAACGCACTACGTCCACGACGATCAGCTTGCCGCGTTCAACAACGCGCTGCGTGCGTGGCTCGACAATCTGAACGACGCAGCCTGGCGCGAGGGGACGTAA
- a CDS encoding NIPSNAP family protein: MFVEQRIYTLVPGGTVDYLRLYAEHGREAQERILGTMLGCYTTEVGPLNQLVYLWGFESLQDRAERRARLMADAAFKDFRGKVRHLLVRQENLILKQEIGGMLARRPLQ; this comes from the coding sequence ATGTTTGTTGAGCAGCGTATCTACACGCTCGTGCCGGGCGGCACAGTGGACTATCTGCGGCTGTATGCCGAGCACGGGCGCGAGGCGCAGGAACGCATTCTCGGCACGATGCTCGGCTGCTATACGACCGAAGTCGGTCCACTCAACCAGCTCGTGTATCTGTGGGGCTTCGAGTCGCTTCAGGACCGCGCCGAACGTCGCGCGCGGTTGATGGCCGACGCTGCATTCAAGGACTTTCGCGGCAAGGTGCGCCATCTGCTCGTGCGACAGGAGAACCTGATTCTCAAGCAGGAAATCGGCGGCATGCTCGCGCGCCGGCCGCTTCAGTGA
- a CDS encoding sialidase family protein, with translation MSATVLVATAGQGILRSNDDGKTWHRLGLEEPIEFDGIVRALAVDPSTPSRIYAGADSGLCISDDGGAHWHRPTNILNGLTVWSIAIDPNHPSVLYAGTGAPSRAALYKSTDAGLTWTRATPEFPEFCSGVHRPRLLTVCVDPDNSRDVWFGLEEGGAWRSRDAGASWTRIDGPGTAIRNSDIHAITVLPATPDKAKTTVLLTVNAVYVSEDDGQTWDGKLSRERFDGLYYTRTATQLPGPDGDLLMAIGDGTPGSRTRIYRSCDRGHEWIEMELDTPPNSTFWAFGVHAAQPERVYAGTKYGHLFCSHDGGRRWTKQWREFSEITAVAWTPFEAPLVAHVQSTH, from the coding sequence ATGAGTGCAACAGTACTGGTCGCAACCGCGGGGCAAGGCATTCTGCGCTCCAACGACGACGGCAAGACCTGGCATCGCCTTGGCCTCGAAGAACCCATCGAGTTCGACGGCATCGTTCGCGCACTGGCGGTGGATCCTTCCACGCCCTCGCGCATCTATGCCGGAGCGGACTCGGGCCTGTGTATCAGCGACGACGGCGGCGCGCATTGGCACCGGCCAACGAATATCCTGAATGGCCTGACGGTCTGGTCCATCGCGATCGACCCGAATCATCCCTCCGTGCTCTATGCCGGTACGGGCGCGCCTTCGCGGGCAGCGCTCTACAAATCGACGGACGCCGGGCTCACCTGGACGCGTGCGACGCCCGAATTCCCGGAGTTCTGCTCGGGCGTTCATCGTCCGCGCCTGCTGACTGTCTGCGTCGATCCCGATAACAGTCGCGACGTGTGGTTCGGCCTGGAAGAGGGCGGTGCCTGGCGCAGCCGCGACGCGGGGGCGAGCTGGACCCGCATCGACGGCCCCGGTACGGCCATCCGCAACAGCGACATTCATGCCATCACGGTGCTGCCCGCTACGCCCGACAAGGCGAAAACCACCGTGCTGCTTACCGTGAACGCTGTCTACGTGAGCGAAGACGATGGCCAGACATGGGACGGCAAACTTTCGCGCGAGCGCTTCGACGGCCTTTACTACACGCGCACTGCGACGCAGTTGCCCGGACCGGACGGCGATCTGCTCATGGCCATCGGAGACGGCACGCCCGGCAGCCGTACGCGCATCTACCGTTCGTGCGACCGCGGCCACGAGTGGATCGAGATGGAGCTCGACACGCCGCCCAACTCCACGTTCTGGGCATTTGGCGTGCACGCCGCGCAGCCGGAGCGCGTCTATGCAGGCACCAAGTACGGCCATCTGTTCTGCTCGCACGATGGCGGCCGACGCTGGACAAAGCAATGGCGCGAATTCAGCGAAATCACGGCGGTGGCATGGACGCCGTTCGAGGCGCCGCTGGTCGCCCACGTGCAATCCACGCACTGA
- a CDS encoding VOC family protein, whose translation MTPSEIEQRVRAANASGLPLRTPKIQRTHLSLFVRDPVASSEWYAEVLGMTETARSEQWVFMSFGKKHHDIALIRAASDAELGTIGLQHYGLEIAGDLTELRRLYGMLLRRNVPIVKITDHKVGIGVYFTDPDGNRLEFFCEMVKDDEEGKRVLNEHHAPSDPTQLEPLFE comes from the coding sequence ATGACGCCTTCGGAAATAGAGCAACGCGTGCGCGCAGCGAATGCATCGGGGTTGCCGCTGCGCACGCCAAAGATCCAGCGCACGCACCTGTCGCTTTTCGTGCGCGACCCTGTCGCCTCCAGCGAATGGTATGCCGAGGTGCTGGGCATGACCGAGACTGCACGCAGCGAACAGTGGGTATTCATGTCGTTCGGCAAGAAGCACCACGATATCGCGCTGATCCGTGCGGCGTCGGACGCCGAACTCGGCACCATCGGCCTGCAACACTATGGCCTCGAAATTGCCGGCGACCTCACGGAACTGCGTCGCCTCTACGGCATGCTGCTCCGGCGTAACGTGCCCATCGTGAAGATTACCGATCACAAGGTGGGCATTGGCGTGTACTTCACCGACCCGGACGGCAACCGCCTCGAATTCTTCTGCGAGATGGTGAAAGACGACGAGGAGGGAAAGCGGGTGTTGAACGAGCACCACGCCCCAAGCGATCCGACCCAGCTGGAACCGCTGTTCGAGTAA
- a CDS encoding NAD-dependent succinate-semialdehyde dehydrogenase, whose amino-acid sequence MSSNVSSSPAHESVYPSLCFYIDGVFHAAGHRRTRAVFDPGTEAVIGELPLADADDVARAIDAAHRAFGRWKNESPLARSDILRRAAALIRERAADIGRHITMDQGKPLHEAVAEVASSAEHLEWHAEEGRRVYGRVVPARSPDVQQTVLREPVGVCAAFSPWNFPFNQALRKIAAALASGCTLVLKGPEEAPSAIVALARVFHDAGLPPGCLNVLWGVPSEVSTQLIESPKVRKISFTGSVPVGKQLAALAGAHMKRMTMELGGHAPVIVCDDADVGRAAAMLAAYKFRNAGQVCVSPTRFFVQRRVYERFVSAWLDAMATLRVGHGLEPGVTMGPLAHARRVAEMEAFVSDAKAKGADIAAGGTRLFSRGHYFAPTVVLAPAADTRLMCEEPFGPIAALVPFDELDAAIAEANRLPFGLASYAFTASSRNAHRISRNLEAGMVNINHFGMGPAEIPFGGVKESGFGSEGGTETFDGYLVTKFVTQLN is encoded by the coding sequence ATGTCATCGAACGTCTCTTCTTCGCCGGCGCATGAGTCGGTCTATCCGTCGCTCTGCTTCTATATCGATGGGGTGTTCCATGCCGCCGGCCATCGTCGCACGCGCGCCGTCTTCGACCCCGGAACGGAGGCGGTGATCGGAGAGCTGCCGCTTGCCGACGCAGACGACGTCGCGCGCGCCATCGATGCAGCGCATCGCGCATTCGGACGATGGAAAAACGAGTCGCCGCTCGCGCGTTCCGACATTCTGCGCAGGGCAGCGGCGCTGATCCGCGAACGAGCCGCCGACATTGGCCGCCATATCACGATGGACCAGGGCAAGCCGTTGCACGAGGCAGTCGCCGAGGTGGCATCGTCGGCCGAACATCTCGAATGGCACGCCGAAGAGGGGCGGCGCGTCTACGGGCGCGTGGTGCCGGCGCGTTCGCCCGACGTGCAGCAGACGGTGTTGCGCGAGCCGGTTGGCGTGTGCGCCGCATTTTCGCCGTGGAATTTTCCGTTCAACCAGGCGTTGCGCAAGATTGCGGCCGCACTCGCCTCCGGTTGCACGCTCGTGTTGAAAGGACCGGAAGAGGCGCCCAGCGCCATCGTTGCGCTTGCCCGTGTGTTTCACGACGCGGGGCTGCCGCCGGGCTGCCTGAACGTCCTGTGGGGTGTGCCGTCCGAAGTCTCGACGCAACTCATCGAGTCGCCGAAGGTGCGCAAGATTTCATTCACGGGATCGGTGCCCGTCGGAAAGCAACTGGCCGCACTCGCCGGCGCGCACATGAAGCGCATGACGATGGAGCTGGGCGGCCACGCGCCCGTAATCGTCTGCGACGACGCCGATGTGGGGCGCGCCGCGGCCATGCTCGCCGCCTACAAGTTTCGCAATGCCGGGCAGGTGTGCGTCTCGCCCACACGCTTCTTCGTGCAGCGCCGCGTGTATGAGCGCTTCGTCTCGGCCTGGCTCGACGCGATGGCGACGCTGCGCGTGGGTCACGGCCTCGAACCCGGCGTCACGATGGGCCCGCTCGCGCACGCGCGGCGCGTGGCCGAAATGGAAGCCTTCGTGAGCGACGCCAAAGCGAAGGGCGCAGACATCGCAGCGGGCGGCACACGCCTTTTCAGTCGCGGCCATTACTTCGCGCCGACCGTGGTGCTTGCGCCAGCCGCCGATACACGCCTGATGTGCGAGGAACCGTTTGGTCCCATCGCTGCGCTCGTGCCGTTCGACGAACTCGACGCAGCGATTGCCGAAGCGAACAGACTGCCCTTCGGGCTCGCGTCTTACGCGTTCACCGCCTCGTCGCGCAACGCGCACCGCATCAGCCGCAACCTGGAAGCGGGCATGGTCAACATCAACCACTTCGGCATGGGGCCCGCCGAAATTCCGTTCGGCGGCGTGAAGGAAAGCGGGTTCGGCAGCGAAGGCGGCACGGAAACCTTCGACGGCTATCTGGTCACGAAATTCGTGACGCAACTTAATTGA
- a CDS encoding response regulator, with product MNNALILIAEDEPEIAEILDAYLVREGFRTYRVTDGQTAIDVHPVLKPDLVLLDVKMPKKDGWEVLVELRRRSNTAVIMLTALDQAIDRLQGLRFGADDYIVKPFNPVEVVARVSAVLRRVGVSRAPGVLRVGKLEIDTERYVAKVISEAGEASLALTLTEFRILAHLAKSPSRVFSRGELVDACLPGGDALERTVDSHVSNLRKKLDQGGAPGMMSVVRGVGYRLMES from the coding sequence ATGAACAATGCGCTGATCCTGATTGCCGAAGACGAACCGGAAATTGCCGAAATACTCGATGCGTACCTCGTACGCGAAGGATTTCGCACCTACCGCGTCACCGACGGGCAAACCGCCATTGACGTGCATCCCGTACTCAAGCCGGACCTCGTGCTGCTCGACGTGAAGATGCCGAAGAAAGACGGCTGGGAAGTGCTGGTCGAATTGCGTCGTCGCAGCAATACGGCCGTCATCATGTTGACGGCGCTCGACCAGGCCATCGACCGCCTGCAAGGCCTGCGTTTCGGCGCCGACGACTATATCGTGAAGCCCTTCAATCCCGTGGAAGTCGTCGCACGCGTGAGCGCCGTGTTGAGACGTGTCGGCGTGTCGCGCGCGCCGGGAGTGCTGCGCGTCGGCAAGCTCGAAATCGATACCGAGCGTTACGTCGCCAAGGTGATCAGCGAAGCGGGCGAAGCATCGCTCGCGCTCACGTTGACGGAATTCCGCATATTGGCGCACCTCGCGAAATCGCCGAGCCGCGTGTTCAGCCGCGGCGAACTGGTCGACGCCTGCCTGCCGGGCGGCGACGCGCTGGAGCGCACCGTGGACAGCCACGTCTCCAATCTGCGCAAGAAGCTAGACCAGGGCGGTGCGCCGGGCATGATGTCGGTGGTGCGCGGCGTAGGCTACCGCCTCATGGAAAGCTGA
- a CDS encoding bifunctional 3-(3-hydroxy-phenyl)propionate/3-hydroxycinnamic acid hydroxylase yields MKTDNRHRPSVVVVGAGPNGAAMANMLGLYGIDTVVIEKTPEIVEFPRAVGIDDEALRLFQTAGIADELCRDIIQNVPLRMFKANGQCFADIRPSGREFGWWRRNIFMQQLAEKTLRAGLKRYPHVSLRLTEEVVDLQQDDAGVTLHVRRADGQTYVLEADYVVAADGGRSPLREMLGVKLEGTTHPIKWVVTDVRNADMDQPCTALVCDPRRPNVCVYLPFNYRRWEFLVFPHENEEEIATPASIRRLIAPYVNNVDEIEIVRARTYTHHSRVASRFLVGRVALIGDAAHLTPPWIGQGLNAGLRDVGNLAWKLAGVVQGRLRPEVLRTYESERLDHVRAMIDLADTFGAMLMPTNRAAAWLRDSFFSLARLAPGLRNYVLQMRFKPMPSYTNGVVLPGTSSATGKMIVQPDVETADGVRRKLDDVLGPWFAIVGWRCDPLAYLSAEDRRYWHALGVKFVQVNRSRSGRSREGRVDSAYGSECVEDVDNALADWFEKHPGPIVLVRPDRYVAAQTDVMGLSHLASRFQAFASLQREEADVC; encoded by the coding sequence GTGAAGACGGACAACAGACACCGGCCGTCGGTCGTCGTCGTGGGCGCAGGACCCAACGGCGCCGCGATGGCCAACATGCTGGGGCTGTACGGCATCGACACGGTGGTTATCGAAAAGACCCCGGAAATCGTGGAGTTTCCGCGCGCGGTCGGCATAGACGACGAAGCGCTGCGCCTCTTCCAGACCGCGGGGATCGCAGACGAACTGTGCCGCGACATCATCCAGAACGTGCCGCTGCGCATGTTCAAGGCGAACGGGCAGTGCTTCGCCGATATCCGGCCTTCCGGGCGCGAATTCGGCTGGTGGCGACGCAACATCTTCATGCAGCAGCTTGCGGAAAAGACCTTGCGTGCAGGGCTCAAACGCTATCCGCACGTATCGCTTCGGCTTACTGAAGAAGTGGTGGATCTGCAGCAGGACGACGCCGGCGTGACGTTGCACGTTCGCCGCGCAGACGGTCAGACGTACGTGCTCGAAGCCGACTATGTCGTGGCGGCGGACGGCGGCCGCAGTCCGCTGCGCGAGATGCTGGGCGTGAAGCTGGAGGGCACGACGCATCCCATCAAGTGGGTGGTGACCGACGTCAGGAACGCGGACATGGACCAGCCCTGTACGGCGCTCGTGTGCGACCCGCGCCGGCCGAACGTCTGCGTGTATCTGCCGTTCAATTACCGGCGCTGGGAGTTTCTCGTGTTCCCTCACGAGAACGAGGAAGAGATAGCCACGCCCGCATCGATCCGGCGGCTCATCGCGCCGTACGTCAACAACGTCGACGAAATCGAGATCGTGCGCGCGCGAACCTACACGCACCATTCGCGCGTGGCCAGCCGCTTCCTGGTGGGCCGCGTCGCGTTGATCGGCGACGCGGCGCATCTGACGCCGCCCTGGATCGGCCAGGGGCTCAACGCGGGCTTGCGCGACGTCGGCAACCTGGCGTGGAAGCTGGCGGGCGTGGTTCAAGGCCGGCTGCGGCCCGAGGTGTTGCGCACCTACGAGTCCGAGCGGCTCGACCACGTGCGCGCCATGATCGATCTGGCCGATACCTTCGGGGCCATGCTCATGCCAACGAATCGCGCGGCGGCATGGCTGCGCGACAGTTTCTTCAGCCTCGCGCGCCTTGCACCCGGACTGCGCAACTACGTGCTGCAGATGCGCTTCAAGCCCATGCCAAGCTACACGAACGGCGTCGTGCTGCCAGGCACCTCCAGCGCCACGGGCAAGATGATCGTGCAGCCCGACGTTGAAACGGCGGACGGCGTGCGCCGCAAGCTCGACGACGTACTGGGTCCGTGGTTCGCGATCGTGGGCTGGCGTTGCGACCCGCTCGCGTATCTCTCGGCTGAAGACCGGCGCTACTGGCATGCGCTCGGCGTGAAATTCGTGCAGGTGAACCGCTCGCGCAGCGGCAGGTCGCGCGAAGGCCGCGTAGATAGCGCGTACGGCAGCGAGTGCGTGGAGGACGTCGACAACGCGCTGGCCGACTGGTTCGAGAAGCATCCGGGGCCCATCGTGCTCGTACGGCCCGACCGTTACGTTGCTGCCCAGACCGACGTGATGGGGCTGTCGCATCTGGCCAGCCGCTTTCAGGCGTTCGCATCTTTACAGCGGGAGGAAGCCGATGTTTGTTGA
- a CDS encoding IclR family transcriptional regulator, translated as MSSLTKMLSILDVFSSSAMSMTAEGIAEHMGFSRTTCYRYVKELVSVGLLVSHNGAYTLGPRIIHLDYNMRQSDPMLKAATPVVQKLAQLTGGDALVSSLYDEQIINVLHETGVENLQLGFGRGRIMPLFHGASSKAIVASMSRTRLKRLHERHRAEMGEFEEWTAFWRHCQHIVETGYCISRGELDSGFVGIAAPIAAASSGDIGSSVSLVFREEHFSLFDQSVLGKLLVDAATRIGEAI; from the coding sequence ATGTCGAGCCTCACCAAAATGCTCTCCATTCTCGATGTCTTCTCGTCTTCGGCCATGTCGATGACGGCGGAGGGCATCGCCGAACACATGGGGTTCTCCCGCACCACGTGCTACCGCTACGTCAAGGAACTGGTTTCCGTGGGCCTGCTCGTGAGCCACAACGGCGCTTACACGCTGGGCCCGCGCATCATTCATCTCGACTACAACATGCGCCAGTCGGACCCGATGCTGAAGGCAGCCACGCCCGTGGTGCAAAAGCTCGCGCAACTTACGGGCGGCGATGCGCTCGTTTCGAGCCTGTACGACGAACAGATCATCAACGTCCTGCACGAAACCGGCGTGGAGAACCTGCAACTGGGCTTCGGACGCGGGCGCATCATGCCGCTCTTTCACGGCGCGTCTTCGAAGGCGATCGTCGCTTCGATGTCGCGCACACGCCTCAAGCGCCTGCACGAACGGCACCGCGCGGAAATGGGCGAATTCGAAGAGTGGACCGCGTTCTGGCGGCACTGCCAGCACATCGTTGAAACCGGCTACTGCATTTCGCGCGGCGAACTGGACTCAGGGTTCGTCGGTATTGCCGCGCCCATCGCTGCCGCGAGCAGCGGCGACATCGGCAGCAGCGTGTCGCTGGTGTTTCGCGAAGAGCACTTTTCGCTGTTCGACCAGAGCGTGCTCGGCAAGCTTCTGGTCGATGCGGCGACGCGAATCGGCGAGGCCATCTGA